The Paraburkholderia dioscoreae DNA window TTCGTATTGAGGACCCACGCGAATTCGGTGCCGCTCGGGTCGTCGGTCTGGATCGATCCGCCGGGAAAGACCGTCGCGTTGGTGGTGGCGAGAACATAGTCAGTAAAGCTATACGATTGGCCGCCCTGAACCCTGATGATTTCGCGGACATTCGAAACTGACGAGCCGTTCGTACTGGTCACCGTTGCGGCCCCTCTGTTCACTCCCGAAATATCGGTCGCAGGGACGGCGGTGCCGCCATTCTGTTGAGACCAGATATCCGGCGTGGCGAGACTCAGCGGCGAGTTGATCAGGTTGTTTGCATAGCAGGCGGCCACCGCCTTGTCGGCCGGCGGTCCATAAAAGCTTGCGATGCTCGCCTGGATCGCATTGTCGGTCGTGTCGGATGTCGCCTTGGTGATCACCGCTCCTTCAAAGAACTGGATAGGCGCAGCGCTACCGTCGCCGCCTTCGCCAAGCGACAGCCCGCCTTGCCATTGCCCGTTAAATGCATGACCCGCATCGTTGCCGAAGTTATAGGCTTCCGGGGGCGCCTGATCATAGAGCGCCGTGAGTGCGCTCTGCGAGGCTGAGCCGCCTTTGACAGCGAAGATATTCGACGCAGTCACCGGCGAGTATTTGGAGAGCACGGTAACGAACTTTTCTCTTGCAGGCTGCGGCGGGCCGTAGAGATAGACGCCTGCCTCCGCGTCGACGCCTGGCCAGTTAGTATCACGCGCATTGCATACGGGGTCTTTTACGTTGGGCGGCTGGTTCGAATTGCCATCGCAGTAGCCAAATACAGCAGCGTTGCCATTTGAGAATGCCAGCGCGAACATCTCGCCTTCGATCTCTCCATGTGCATAGGTGCCGGGATTGGCGCTGTTTTCCATATTTCCGTAAGTCCCGCAGCACGTGGAGGACTGGCTATAGTGCGCCCCCGCCACCATATATTCGGCGATGTCGCTATCACCGATCGACTGGTTCACCGTGCCGAACCTGTTGCGATACGCTTGTCCCGCCAACGTGCCCAGCGCGGGAATCTGCGTGCCTTGCAGCGGCACGAAGCCTAGCTTCGCCGGTGTGCCGGAAAGCGCCGGCAAATCGTTCCCGATCGATAGCTGGAGAGTGGGCGACTGGGCGGTCAGCGCGGTAGGCGGCTGCGACAGTTGAACGGTCAGTGCTCCACTGGTTCCCGGAAGCGTGATCGTCGCAAAGCCGTTGAGCACCGGTACGGTCGTCGTTTTTTGCGGGCGTGAGCCGCTATTCGGAACGGTCAGTGATTCGGTTCCGTCCGGGTTAAGTGCAAGGGTGGCCGGGACATTGCCGAACGCTCCGCCCTTTAGCGGCGCGACCAGGTCGATCTGGTCGTAAATGTACGTGACGGAACAGGTAGTGTTGTTGCAGAACGTGTTTGCGCTTTTGACATTGGCTGAGCCGATCAGCGAGCGGTCAGCGCCGTACGGCAAGGTGCTGGACGTGTAGGGATAGATGTCCTGCTTTGCATTGTCGGATCCCCGCTGAACCTGGAATAACGGCCCCCTGTAATTCCGGGTCAGCAGGCGGGTGACACTATGAGCCGCGGAGCATGGTGTGTTGGCCGTGGCGGCGGCGTCGCAAGGTAGGGGCGTTGCTGTCGCCAAGTCTATCGATGCATTGTCGTTCGACGCGGGCGCGGCATTCGTCGGTGTCAAACTTGAAGTCGATACATTCGCTGCCTGAGATGCGGTCGCGCCGCCACTATCTCCGTCACATGCGGCAACTCCTACGGTCATCGCTAATAGAACAGTAACTAATCCAATTCCTCTGGACATCATGACCTCCTCCTATGAAACCATGTTTCTGTTTTGAGTTGAATCACTTAGTTATGCAAACTGACTAATTAATAATTCTGTGTCAGGCAAACAGTTGTTCCTTGGAGCGGCGTTCGTTTCCGGCGGGTTATAAAATGCGCAGCCTTGTCGTGCAGTTCGCCGTCCAGGCTATGCACCAGGTGGAAATCAGGTTAGAGGCGATACGGTCGCCGGTTTGGTAATAATATTAGTCAATAATATCAATTCGACGTCTCGGTATAATCCCCTATGTTTCCATAATAGAAACGAAAGATTTCGCCCATATACAGGGCTGGAAAGGTTGCTCTCGTTAGAGCGGTGGTCAATATTATCGCTAATATGATCGTTCATAAATCAACGGCTGGCGGCCGAGCGTACGTCCGGTCAGGCGATCGGAAAGTTGGGGCGCACGTGAAGCATGCCTAATGAAAATACCGGATGTCGTCATGGTCATTCGTCTCGAAAGCCTCGCGCGGTCACTGAAAAGGGCGGTGCTGCGCGCTGCTAGAATCATCGCACCGCGCGTTGCAATGCGCGGCACTGAAGCGAAGCCCGGTCCGCTGTATCGCGCTGACCGTTGAAGTCGCGTGCTCGGTAGCCTGCTCGATCTACCAACTCCGTTCCACTACATGCCGCGACTTCGAGGCTGGCTCCGATCGATGCGATCAGGCATGGCGTGCTCACGGACTTGGCCAGGTTTAACCGGGGGCTTTGCCTACAGAGGGACAGGCCGGCAGAGAGCATCTGCCTGGTACCTCAACGAAAGCGATACCCTAGCCCGCGTCCTTCGGGGCGAGCTACCTCAATGAGGGTGTCGCACGTTCGCCGTCGCCTGAGAATATTTCCATACGTAGCGGGCAACGTCTCGCACGGATTCGCGAATCCGACCTGCTGCCGTGGGGGCGCATTGATCGCACGGTGACACGGACGCTCAAAGGTCGAGAGGTGCTCGTAAACTCTGACCGCGTGCCGGCCGAATCTTCCCGTCGGCTATTTCTCCGCCTGCCTGGCCATATAGGAAATCCGCCCCCTTACAACATCAATAGCCTGTTTGAGGGCGTAGATATCCGGAAGATATCGCTGCGGCAGGCGTATCTGGTTAGCGTGCGCGTCGATCTGTTCGATCTCGTCGCTCCATTGTGAAATCTGCTCCCGGCTTGGTCGCTCGCTTCGCCGTATCTCATCTTCCAGCAGCTTCACTTCGCGATACCAGACCACGAGGCGGTTTTTGATCCGCGTCTCCGCGATTCGCGGTAACGCCTGAAGCACGCCGAGCAGTAAAGCCGCAAAAGGCAGCAGGATCAGAAGGCGCCGTTCGACAAAACTGGCCAGCCAGAACGGGAGGTAGCGCTGAAGGAAGGGACGCCCAGACTTGAAATAGCGGATGCTTTCATCGGACACGGGAAATTCGTCGGTGTTGACGTTGGGAAACCTGCCGAGTGGCGTGAAGTAATCTTCGCGACCGTGGACGGCGCTGGCTGCATCCAGTAACAGATAGACGAAGGCCGGATGCAAGGATTCCTTGGCCACGAGCAAAGCCGTGGCGGCGAGCAGGGTGACATCGGCTGACGGCCGATCATTGGCAATGCTCGTCGAGCCACGCGGAAAAATGACCTTGGAGAGTGACGGGAATTTTTGGACTAGGGCATCGGCCTGAGCAAAGCTCATCAGCTTCAGATTGCTGTTCAGCAGAGTTCGTTGCATCTCGGCATCCGGCCTGCCGATAAAGAACGCCGCATCGAGTTGTCCGTTTTCCAGACTTTGATATGCCTTGGCCGCATCCATTTGCAACAACGTGGTGTTGTCACCCGAAACGCCGCTGTAGGCGAGCAGTTGCAGGGCAACATTGAGCAGGCCGCTGCCGGGCACGCCTATGGAAATCCGCTTGCCGCGCAGTTGCGCCAACCGGTCGATCGTGGCGTCGCCGCGATAGAACACCCAGATCGGTTCGTACGAGACTGCGGCGATCGTTTTCAGGTCGTCTGTTTCTTTCGGACGAGTCGTGCCGGACTGGATAAAGCCGACCTGATATTCGCTGCGTGGGTCTTTCAGCCGCTGATAATTTTCGACTGAACCGGAAGAACTACGGATATCGAGCGTAATGCCTTTCTGTTTCAGGATCGGTGCGTAGCGCTCCGCAAAGCCGCGATAGATTCCTCCGTCCGCTCCAGACGTCATGACGATCGTATGCTGGAAAGCGGGCGCGAGAATGATTGCCAGTACCCAGCCTGACACGGCCAGCAGCAGGATCGCGCCCGTGATGAA harbors:
- a CDS encoding arabinofuranosidase catalytic domain-containing protein → MMSRGIGLVTVLLAMTVGVAACDGDSGGATASQAANVSTSSLTPTNAAPASNDNASIDLATATPLPCDAAATANTPCSAAHSVTRLLTRNYRGPLFQVQRGSDNAKQDIYPYTSSTLPYGADRSLIGSANVKSANTFCNNTTCSVTYIYDQIDLVAPLKGGAFGNVPATLALNPDGTESLTVPNSGSRPQKTTTVPVLNGFATITLPGTSGALTVQLSQPPTALTAQSPTLQLSIGNDLPALSGTPAKLGFVPLQGTQIPALGTLAGQAYRNRFGTVNQSIGDSDIAEYMVAGAHYSQSSTCCGTYGNMENSANPGTYAHGEIEGEMFALAFSNGNAAVFGYCDGNSNQPPNVKDPVCNARDTNWPGVDAEAGVYLYGPPQPAREKFVTVLSKYSPVTASNIFAVKGGSASQSALTALYDQAPPEAYNFGNDAGHAFNGQWQGGLSLGEGGDGSAAPIQFFEGAVITKATSDTTDNAIQASIASFYGPPADKAVAACYANNLINSPLSLATPDIWSQQNGGTAVPATDISGVNRGAATVTSTNGSSVSNVREIIRVQGGQSYSFTDYVLATTNATVFPGGSIQTDDPSGTEFAWVLNTNTGAVVRGTWGAGQPTALSAVKSGNWWKVTMTLTAPAGSNNASVFIDPPTSNAAGARSQQASYLSATHYCPSLAIVANSGT
- a CDS encoding TAXI family TRAP transporter solute-binding subunit gives rise to the protein MPRHNPVLQRARKAPVKPRRPWLFITGAILLLAVSGWVLAIILAPAFQHTIVMTSGADGGIYRGFAERYAPILKQKGITLDIRSSSGSVENYQRLKDPRSEYQVGFIQSGTTRPKETDDLKTIAAVSYEPIWVFYRGDATIDRLAQLRGKRISIGVPGSGLLNVALQLLAYSGVSGDNTTLLQMDAAKAYQSLENGQLDAAFFIGRPDAEMQRTLLNSNLKLMSFAQADALVQKFPSLSKVIFPRGSTSIANDRPSADVTLLAATALLVAKESLHPAFVYLLLDAASAVHGREDYFTPLGRFPNVNTDEFPVSDESIRYFKSGRPFLQRYLPFWLASFVERRLLILLPFAALLLGVLQALPRIAETRIKNRLVVWYREVKLLEDEIRRSERPSREQISQWSDEIEQIDAHANQIRLPQRYLPDIYALKQAIDVVRGRISYMARQAEK